DNA sequence from the Verrucomicrobiales bacterium genome:
TCCAGACCGAGGTCAGATCAAGGCTCATCCACGATTCCGGGACAAGTTCGTAATCGGCTGCGTGGCACGCAACCAACCGCGAAAGAATATCCCAGCGCTGGTGAAGGCTTTTGCGATGCTGGTAGAGAATTATGAGGATATGCACCTCTATCTCCACATGAATCCGTGCGATGTAGGACATGATATTGTGACGCTGTTTCGGAGGTATGGTTTGGAGGGAAAGGCAGACGTGTGCGGCCCTGATTTCTCTTTGGATCGAGCGATACCAGACTCTCATCTCAATCGCATCTACAACCTGTTCGACATATTTGCACTGCCAAGCAACGCTGAGGGGTTTGGCCTTCCCATCATTGAAAGCCTTTCGGCCGGTATCCCCGTGGTTGCGACTGACTATAGTGCCTGCCCTGAACTGGTCAGGGGGAGAGGAGAACTGGCGAGGGTTCTAACAACTATCACCACGGGAATGAACATCGTGGAACACGCGGTGATCGACACTGACGACTTGGCGCGCTGCATCGAAAAGTTATACCTTGCCCCCGACTTGGTGCAAACCTACGGCAGAGCGGGGCGAGAATTTGCGCGGAAGTTGACGTGGGATAGTTTAGTCCCACAGTGGCTAGAAGTGATAGGCCTGGCTTTAGGAGTCGACATGGATGAGCCGTCTACGGGATGAGAACTTCCCCAGAACCTGGCCTTGTTACGGCTCCTACAATCAGGAAGTGGAGGGGGCGGACGGTTTCCGCCCTCTTCCTCACCCCTCCTACCCATTCAACCAGCGCCACACACGCAAGGCCTCGGTGCTTCCCCACGCCTGGGCATCGCAACCCCGCTGAGCGTGGGGGAGATCCCCGTCCACAATCTCGGGGAGATGACCCAGACATCCTTCCCGGAGCAGAGCGGAGACGCTTCCCAGGTAGGCTTTCGCGGCAGCGGTGGCTTCGGGCTGACGGTCCCAGGCCAAGGCCAGGGCTTCGCAGAGGCTGGGGAAAGTCCAGGTCCACGCCGTCCCGTTGTGATAGGCCGGCTTCCGTCGCGTGTCTTCGTCGCCGGCGTAGTGTCCCCAATACGGGTGGTTAGGATCGTTCAACAGCTGACCCTGGTTGCCATGAATCGCCAGCGGAGGATGCACGGGCAATGGAGCGAGGGTGCGGAGGGCTCCCGGAACTGCGAGATAATTCAAGGCCGCCTCGACGGTTCTGCGGGCCCGTTCTCCATGAGCCAGACCGAGGGTGATGACGAACAGGCCGTTGCTTCGCAGCGCTCCATCCACCACAGCGGCCGACGCCGGTGTGCCCGGCGGTGCGATCAGAAGATCCGAGAAATACCCCGGTCCCGGCAGCCAGAACCGTTCCTCGAGGCTGGATTGAGCCTGATCCGCTAGAGCCTGCCAGTCACGGCCACTTTGTGCATCGGAAATGCGGGCCAGTTGCCGCAGAAGGCGAATCCAGAGGGCTTGGATTTCCACCGGATACCCCTCGCGCGGTGTCCCCGCCGGGTAGTTGGTATCCATCCAGGTGAAGTGAGCCGGGCTCCAAATCAGGCCAGACTCAGGGTCCATGCGAATGCCATTGGGCGTGCCCTGGCGATATCCGGTCGCGATGCTGCTCAGCACGGACGCAAGCGTACGGCCAGAACCATCCACCGCCAGCGAATACACCTGTCGGCCCAGCTTGGCGGCCAACTCCTCGCAAACCACCCCAAACCACAGGGGCGCGTCGGACGTGTCACGGTTCGAAGCGTTCTCGCCGTGGATGGTGTTGGGCAGGGTGCCGTTGGCTTCCCATTTTCCAAATACCAACAGCAGCTGCTTCACCTCGTCGACCAGCCCAGCAGCGAGCAGGCCCCGAGCAGCGATCAAGGAATCGCGGCCCCAATCCAAGAACCACGGGTATCCGGCAATGACCGTTTTTCCATCATCACGACGAGTGACGAACGCCTGGCACGACTGGACGAGGGTGCGGCTGAGCTTGTCGCTCTTGGCCACGCCAGCACGTTGGAACGCGACTTCTTGGCGATGCTGACGATCCTTCTGGAACTGCTCGACCACCGCGGGCGAGGGCAATGATTCGTCGGCGCTCAGGACCAGATGTACAGACTGGCCTTCATGAACCGGCAGGCTGAACCAGCCCGGGCTAAACGCATCGCCATGACCTTCCTGACCGCGTTCCTGTTCGACCACTTGGGCGATGTCCATCGACCACTCGGCTTCAGGATGGTAGGTGCCTTGGGTGCTGTAGACGCTGAGACGTCGATTCGGATCGGGAGTGAAACTGAAGCCGGCTCGATCGGAGAACGGACGCGAATTGCTGGCGAAGTGACGGTCGGCCTCCTCGTTCCGCTTGGTCTGGGAGTGAAAGTTCCGATCTTCGAGATCGACTCGCACCGTAATGCTCACCTCGCAGCGCTTGGGCAGCGGTTGGGAGGCTTCGGCGGGCATGGGTTGTCGCGATAACCTAAAGACAGTCGCATTCCGGCCCTCGAGCATGTCGGATTCGAGCTCGATGCGCACCCGTCGTCCGTCGCCCGCATTGACCTCAAATCGCCAGCGGCAAGGAGGGCCGGCGACAAAATCGACAATCGAGTCGGCATTGAGCGCGCTGATAAACCCATCGGCCACCACCCACATGCGCAGTCGTTTTACCAGCACATGCCGGTCCACAGGCACCGATGGATGTAGGTTCGCTCCGAGCGCGCAGTCATACTTGGACCGGATGTTGCCGAGTCCAACGGCCATACGGGCCATCCCGCCGCGTCC
Encoded proteins:
- a CDS encoding glycosyltransferase family 4 protein, whose translation is MLQWIHTHATRKGFKWISYLPLDAGPLYPPWESVLMGMDEIVCMSDFGRNVLQAGIPSKRSHLIYHGVDTEIFQPLPDRGQIKAHPRFRDKFVIGCVARNQPRKNIPALVKAFAMLVENYEDMHLYLHMNPCDVGHDIVTLFRRYGLEGKADVCGPDFSLDRAIPDSHLNRIYNLFDIFALPSNAEGFGLPIIESLSAGIPVVATDYSACPELVRGRGELARVLTTITTGMNIVEHAVIDTDDLARCIEKLYLAPDLVQTYGRAGREFARKLTWDSLVPQWLEVIGLALGVDMDEPSTG